A genomic region of Aureimonas populi contains the following coding sequences:
- a CDS encoding glycosyl hydrolase family 8, translating into MRFVHLVCAASIALSGLGSPAVAQEETVLAPEWSAYLERFVDEQGRVIDDGNGGISHSEGQGYGLTLAFLAGDQATFERIWSFTRTELMLRDDGLAAWKWSPDADPHVTDINNATDGDMLIAYALAQAGEAWRREDFTQAATALAEAIGTLAYTQDGRLTLPPAREGYGRDERPDGPVINPSYWIYEAFPVLARLAPDTDWQAISDGGLETLRASLTGPRALPPEWLSIATTERPAQGFAAEFGYNAVRIPLYMVRAGAGDEALLTALADGMSDPDGSVALVDLESGETRETLADAGYRIIPALVACAVSGTPVPDDLRSFEPTLYYPSTLHLLALSHLRQARPECLS; encoded by the coding sequence ATGAGGTTTGTCCATCTTGTCTGCGCGGCGTCGATCGCCCTCTCCGGCCTCGGATCGCCGGCGGTAGCGCAGGAGGAAACCGTGCTGGCACCGGAATGGAGCGCCTATCTCGAGCGTTTCGTGGACGAGCAGGGCCGCGTGATCGACGACGGCAATGGCGGCATCAGCCACAGCGAGGGCCAGGGCTACGGGCTCACTCTCGCTTTCCTCGCGGGCGACCAGGCAACCTTCGAGCGCATCTGGTCCTTCACGCGTACCGAGCTGATGTTGCGCGATGACGGGCTGGCGGCGTGGAAATGGAGCCCGGACGCCGATCCGCACGTCACCGACATCAACAACGCCACCGATGGCGACATGCTGATCGCCTACGCGCTCGCGCAGGCGGGCGAGGCTTGGCGACGCGAGGACTTCACACAGGCCGCCACGGCGCTGGCAGAGGCGATCGGCACGCTCGCCTACACGCAGGACGGCCGCCTGACCCTGCCGCCGGCCCGCGAGGGCTACGGGCGCGACGAGCGGCCGGACGGGCCGGTGATCAATCCGTCCTACTGGATCTACGAGGCCTTCCCCGTACTGGCCCGGCTGGCGCCGGACACGGACTGGCAGGCCATCTCGGACGGCGGGCTGGAAACGCTGCGCGCCTCTCTGACGGGCCCGCGCGCGCTGCCGCCCGAATGGCTTTCCATCGCCACCACCGAACGGCCCGCCCAGGGCTTCGCAGCCGAGTTCGGCTATAACGCGGTGCGTATCCCGCTCTACATGGTGCGGGCCGGGGCCGGAGACGAGGCGCTTCTCACCGCGCTGGCGGACGGCATGAGCGATCCGGACGGCTCCGTGGCCTTGGTCGATCTGGAATCGGGGGAGACGCGGGAAACGCTCGCGGACGCCGGCTACCGCATCATTCCAGCGCTGGTCGCCTGTGCGGTTTCAGGCACCCCCGTGCCGGACGATTTGCGGAGCTTCGAGCCCACGCTCTACTATCCCTCGACCCTGCATCTGCTTGCCCTGTCGCATCTGCGGCAGGCCAGGCCGGAGTGCCTTTCTTGA
- a CDS encoding cellulose biosynthesis cyclic di-GMP-binding regulatory protein BcsB produces MTRAASSLALLLALTAAAAAQPAPFDMSDEGPPQPRAPAARPVPATEPPPATAPARPSRPAPPAAPAPETTATPVRYLLPMERLTLGGETARRSWSIFLSEAEAQAGETMRIGYQNSIFVAPESSRLRVSINGQVVIDTPVQSPEAVADIAVELPPDLLQAGFNTVEFDVSLRHRTDCSIQSTYDLWTEVSGPRTSIGFAPSSDLALRQLEDIRAVGFDSTGSTRYDIVLPAGELAEGSASTLRLAQGLALLGAMPNQQIRVSEGSLPPSTPGGLTVLAGPAEEIAALVPELPTDARQGPSAGFVDLGEGRGALVLSGPNWAAVDAAIGRVIAPVEQPFYVQRSRLTEPGWRNPDTPLFFAASSLSFRDLGVATREFSGRRFRTEFTVGVPADFYAAAYGEATLLLDAAYTEEVKPGSRIDVYVNDDIATTLPVGGASGAVLRGYPVSLTLRHFRPGANTITMEAILDTDSDAICLPGTTSDAPTRFALFDSSRFAMPDFARISQRPDLSALSGVGFPFNRADGPIPLALGETSAATLSAAATLAGRLALVAGRPLPFDTSLSVASAQGRDALFIGPASRIPVGILPQVGVAEGLRLGWSESGTGAVTRQTDASIARWQQQVGSGWRRPFVAIEEWLSQRFDLSVDALRLTRQAPPPFSPPADSSMIVAQGRDPSDGHTWTLVVGRTGAELADGAAFLAREENWDQLSGRLTLYDPVQASYAQLPATDTRLVPSVPTSFSNLRLVAANWLSENALAYALLLAVASLILGVATGALTGVLGRRR; encoded by the coding sequence ATGACGCGGGCCGCCTCCAGCCTCGCCCTGCTGCTGGCGCTGACGGCGGCGGCCGCCGCCCAGCCTGCGCCGTTCGACATGTCCGACGAGGGCCCGCCCCAGCCCCGCGCCCCCGCCGCGCGCCCCGTGCCTGCCACCGAGCCGCCCCCGGCCACAGCGCCGGCCCGCCCGAGCCGGCCCGCGCCGCCGGCCGCCCCGGCGCCGGAAACGACCGCGACCCCGGTTCGCTACCTCCTGCCCATGGAGCGCCTGACGCTGGGCGGAGAGACGGCGCGCCGAAGCTGGTCCATCTTCCTTAGCGAGGCAGAGGCGCAGGCCGGCGAGACCATGCGCATCGGCTACCAGAACTCGATCTTCGTCGCGCCCGAAAGCTCCAGGCTGCGTGTCTCGATCAATGGCCAGGTCGTGATCGACACGCCCGTCCAGTCGCCCGAGGCCGTTGCCGACATCGCGGTCGAGCTTCCCCCGGACCTGCTGCAAGCGGGCTTCAACACCGTCGAATTCGACGTCTCGCTGCGCCACCGCACCGATTGCAGCATCCAGTCCACCTACGATCTGTGGACGGAGGTTTCAGGCCCGCGCACGTCGATCGGCTTCGCCCCGTCCAGCGACCTCGCCCTGCGCCAGCTCGAGGACATCAGGGCCGTTGGCTTCGATTCCACGGGAAGCACGCGCTACGACATCGTCCTGCCGGCCGGGGAACTGGCCGAGGGCAGCGCCTCCACGCTGCGGCTGGCGCAGGGGCTGGCCCTTCTGGGTGCGATGCCGAACCAGCAGATCCGGGTATCGGAAGGCAGCCTGCCTCCTTCCACGCCCGGGGGTCTCACCGTCCTCGCCGGGCCCGCCGAGGAGATCGCAGCCCTTGTGCCGGAACTGCCGACGGATGCGCGGCAGGGGCCCTCGGCCGGCTTTGTCGATCTCGGTGAGGGACGTGGCGCGCTCGTGCTTTCCGGCCCGAACTGGGCGGCGGTGGATGCCGCCATTGGGCGCGTCATCGCGCCGGTCGAGCAGCCGTTCTACGTGCAGCGCTCGCGTCTGACCGAACCGGGCTGGCGCAATCCGGACACCCCGCTCTTCTTCGCCGCGTCCTCTCTCTCGTTCCGCGACCTCGGGGTCGCGACCCGGGAATTCTCCGGCCGGCGCTTCCGCACCGAGTTCACCGTTGGCGTGCCGGCCGACTTCTATGCCGCGGCCTACGGCGAGGCGACGCTTCTGCTGGACGCGGCCTATACCGAGGAGGTGAAGCCCGGCAGCCGGATCGACGTCTATGTGAACGACGATATCGCAACGACGCTGCCCGTCGGCGGCGCGAGCGGAGCCGTGCTGCGTGGCTATCCGGTCTCCCTCACGCTTCGCCATTTCCGGCCCGGCGCCAACACCATCACGATGGAAGCCATCCTCGACACCGATTCCGACGCCATCTGCCTGCCTGGGACGACCAGCGATGCGCCCACGCGGTTCGCGTTGTTCGATTCCTCCCGGTTCGCCATGCCCGATTTCGCCCGCATCAGCCAACGACCGGACCTCTCCGCCCTTTCCGGCGTCGGCTTTCCGTTCAACCGCGCGGATGGCCCGATCCCGCTGGCGCTCGGCGAAACTTCGGCCGCCACCCTGTCGGCCGCCGCTACGCTGGCCGGGCGTCTCGCGCTCGTCGCCGGGCGGCCGCTTCCCTTCGACACATCGCTGAGCGTGGCTTCCGCGCAAGGCCGCGATGCGCTGTTCATCGGCCCGGCCTCGCGCATTCCGGTGGGCATCCTGCCGCAGGTGGGCGTCGCGGAGGGGCTGCGCCTCGGCTGGAGCGAAAGCGGAACGGGCGCGGTGACGCGGCAGACCGACGCATCCATCGCGCGCTGGCAGCAACAGGTGGGTAGCGGCTGGCGTCGCCCCTTCGTGGCCATCGAGGAATGGCTGTCGCAGCGCTTCGACCTGTCCGTAGATGCTCTGCGCCTGACGCGCCAGGCGCCCCCACCCTTCTCGCCGCCGGCCGATTCCTCCATGATCGTCGCGCAGGGCCGCGACCCGAGCGACGGGCACACATGGACCCTGGTTGTGGGGCGCACCGGCGCCGAGCTGGCCGACGGGGCGGCGTTTCTGGCGCGCGAGGAGAACTGGGATCAGCTCTCGGGCCGCCTCACGCTCTACGATCCCGTGCAGGCGAGCTACGCCCAGCTTCCGGCGACCGACACCCGCCTCGTCCCTTCCGTACCGACCTCGTTCTCCAACCTTCGGCTCGTCGCGGCGAACTGGCTTTCGGAGAACGCCTTGGCCTATGCTCTGCTGCTGGCTGTCGCGTCCCTCATCCTGGGGGTGGCGACAGGCGCGCTGACAGGTGTGCTGGGGAGGCGGCGATGA
- the bcsA gene encoding UDP-forming cellulose synthase catalytic subunit, protein MLKFATVLVWAVASAFALFVITLPISVQSQLIAVLLVLSVMVILKFLDLGGRWRLVALALGTAVVLRYVYWRTTGTLPPINQIQNFIPGFLLYLAEMYSVFMLGLSLFVVAAPLAPRPSRAQEASDRFPSVDVFVPTYNEEPGLLANTLAAALQMDYPSDRLKVWLLDDGGSLQKRNSEHAGEAQAAERRHRELNALCDELGATYLTRERNEHAKAGNLNNGLKHSTGDLVAVFDADHAPARDFLLETVGYFDEDPRLFLVQTPHFFLNPDPVERNLRTFDRMPSENEMFYGVIQRGLDKWNAAFFCGSAAVLSRAALTESKGFSGLSITEDCETALELHSRGWNSIYVDKPLIAGLQPATFASFIGQRSRWAQGMMQILRYRFPLLKGGLSLPQRLCYMSSTLFWLFPFPRAIFLVAPLFYLFFDLEIFTASGGEFLAYTLTYMMVNLMMQNYMYGRFRWPWISELYEYVQTVHLLPAVVSVALNPSKPTFKVTAKDESILYSRLSELSLPFFAIFFVLLLGVAATAWRVYAEPYRADLTLVVGAWNVLNLLLAGCALGVVSERGTRAQSRRVKVARRGEVVFGETVLPATIEDVSVGGARVRVFGTLPAEAADQAPATLRFRPAGSSEFSGLPVILRSFRQEADGATLGVSYATSETSEHFLVADLVFGNSGQWRDFQLSRRRNPGVLRGTLWFYWLCVFQTYRGFVYLVRGSTAKRTAARQGRLAGQP, encoded by the coding sequence GTGCTGAAATTTGCCACGGTCCTCGTCTGGGCGGTGGCATCCGCTTTCGCCCTCTTCGTCATCACGCTTCCGATCAGCGTCCAGTCCCAGCTCATCGCGGTGCTTCTGGTGCTTTCGGTGATGGTGATCCTGAAGTTCCTCGACCTCGGCGGCCGCTGGCGCCTCGTGGCGCTGGCGCTCGGCACCGCCGTGGTGCTGCGATACGTCTACTGGCGCACGACAGGCACGCTGCCGCCGATCAACCAGATCCAGAACTTCATTCCGGGCTTCCTGCTTTATCTGGCCGAGATGTATTCGGTCTTCATGCTGGGCCTCAGCCTCTTCGTCGTCGCCGCGCCCCTGGCGCCGCGCCCGTCTCGCGCGCAGGAAGCCTCCGACCGTTTTCCAAGCGTCGATGTGTTCGTGCCCACTTACAACGAGGAGCCGGGCCTGCTCGCCAACACCCTGGCCGCCGCGCTTCAGATGGACTACCCGTCCGACCGGCTCAAGGTGTGGCTCCTCGACGATGGCGGCTCGCTCCAGAAGCGAAATTCGGAACATGCCGGCGAAGCGCAGGCGGCCGAGCGGCGCCATCGCGAGTTGAACGCGCTGTGCGATGAGCTGGGCGCGACCTACCTCACGCGCGAGCGTAACGAGCACGCCAAGGCCGGCAATCTGAACAACGGCCTGAAGCACTCCACCGGCGACCTTGTGGCGGTGTTCGATGCCGACCATGCGCCCGCGCGCGACTTTCTTCTCGAAACGGTCGGCTATTTCGACGAAGATCCGCGCCTCTTCCTCGTCCAGACACCGCACTTCTTCCTCAACCCCGACCCCGTGGAACGGAACCTGCGGACCTTCGACCGGATGCCCTCCGAGAACGAGATGTTCTACGGTGTCATCCAGCGCGGCCTCGATAAATGGAACGCGGCGTTCTTCTGCGGCTCGGCCGCCGTTCTCAGCCGCGCGGCGCTGACCGAATCGAAGGGTTTTTCGGGCCTTTCCATCACCGAGGATTGCGAGACGGCGCTGGAGCTGCATTCGCGCGGCTGGAACTCCATCTATGTGGACAAGCCGCTGATCGCAGGCCTCCAGCCGGCGACCTTCGCATCCTTTATCGGGCAGCGCTCGCGCTGGGCGCAGGGCATGATGCAGATCCTGCGCTACCGGTTTCCGCTGCTCAAGGGCGGGCTCTCGCTGCCGCAGCGGCTTTGCTACATGTCCTCCACACTGTTCTGGCTGTTTCCCTTCCCGCGAGCGATCTTCCTGGTCGCGCCGCTCTTCTACCTCTTCTTCGACCTGGAGATCTTCACCGCATCGGGCGGCGAGTTCCTCGCCTACACGCTCACCTACATGATGGTGAACCTGATGATGCAGAACTACATGTACGGCCGATTCCGCTGGCCCTGGATTTCGGAACTCTACGAATACGTCCAGACCGTGCATCTCCTCCCGGCGGTGGTGTCGGTCGCCCTCAATCCCAGCAAGCCGACCTTCAAGGTGACGGCCAAGGACGAGTCGATCCTCTATTCGCGCCTTTCCGAGCTGAGCCTCCCCTTCTTCGCAATCTTCTTCGTGCTGCTGCTGGGCGTGGCGGCCACCGCGTGGCGGGTTTATGCCGAACCGTACCGGGCGGACCTGACGCTGGTCGTCGGCGCCTGGAACGTCCTCAACCTACTGCTCGCCGGCTGCGCGCTGGGCGTCGTTTCGGAGCGCGGCACGCGCGCGCAATCGCGGCGCGTCAAGGTGGCGCGGCGGGGCGAAGTCGTGTTCGGCGAGACGGTGCTGCCGGCCACCATCGAGGATGTATCGGTGGGCGGCGCGCGCGTGCGCGTGTTCGGCACCCTGCCCGCGGAGGCGGCTGATCAGGCGCCCGCTACCCTGCGCTTTCGGCCCGCGGGCTCCAGCGAATTTTCGGGACTACCCGTCATCTTGCGCAGCTTCCGGCAGGAGGCCGATGGCGCGACGCTCGGCGTCAGCTACGCCACATCGGAGACGAGCGAGCATTTTCTGGTCGCCGATCTCGTTTTCGGCAATTCCGGCCAGTGGCGCGACTTCCAGCTCTCGCGCCGCCGCAATCCGGGCGTCCTGCGCGGAACGCTCTGGTTCTATTGGCTTTGCGTCTTCCAGACCTATCGCGGCTTCGTCTACCTAGTGCGCGGCTCGACTGCCAAGCGCACCGCTGCCCGGCAAGGCAGGCTGGCGGGGCAGCCATGA
- the bcsN gene encoding cellulose biosynthesis protein BcsN has product MAIGRYVTSRKRRLVPGLVPVLAALMLSACVQGGQPELSSRQRSVALEDAFVAPPVGGPQILDVVQQRYPNATEQRILLANRSAVPGENYLQVQFFGPVGNSGTGRTPLDNRSIAATNMTREIRQAVPTVPMSRSQIYVQNRYGPFGYAVGRAASGDTCIYAWQRIAGVDTSTLLLRDRGTIQIRFRLCDQEASEERLLFSMYGFTIRAFFSNLQWNPYGAPKEADARLGALGEPMLPEGAGGFEGILADAPDQPAPPPPRPAAARPAAPAVAPAPPPLPAPVGPIVPPPPGSAAASTVPAREATVPPAADVVVPPPPSANCTPAQREAGAC; this is encoded by the coding sequence ATGGCGATCGGGCGATACGTCACCAGCCGCAAGAGGCGCTTGGTTCCGGGGCTCGTCCCGGTCCTGGCGGCCCTCATGCTGTCCGCGTGCGTTCAGGGCGGGCAGCCGGAGCTTTCGTCACGGCAACGCTCGGTGGCGCTCGAGGATGCCTTCGTCGCCCCACCGGTCGGCGGGCCGCAGATCCTCGACGTCGTCCAACAGCGATATCCGAACGCGACCGAGCAGCGCATTCTCCTTGCCAACCGCTCGGCAGTGCCCGGAGAGAACTACCTTCAGGTGCAGTTCTTCGGCCCCGTCGGCAACTCGGGGACCGGACGCACGCCGCTGGACAACCGTTCTATCGCCGCCACCAACATGACGCGGGAGATTCGCCAGGCGGTTCCCACCGTGCCCATGAGCCGCTCGCAGATCTACGTGCAGAATCGCTACGGGCCGTTCGGCTATGCCGTCGGCCGCGCCGCTTCGGGCGATACATGCATCTACGCCTGGCAGCGGATTGCCGGGGTGGACACCTCGACGCTGCTTTTGCGCGACCGCGGCACGATCCAGATCCGGTTCCGCCTGTGCGACCAGGAGGCCAGCGAGGAGCGGCTGCTCTTCTCCATGTATGGCTTCACGATCCGGGCGTTCTTCAGCAACTTGCAGTGGAATCCGTATGGTGCACCGAAGGAAGCCGACGCAAGGCTGGGCGCCTTGGGCGAGCCCATGTTGCCGGAGGGCGCAGGCGGCTTCGAGGGCATTCTCGCCGATGCGCCCGACCAGCCGGCGCCGCCGCCGCCGCGCCCCGCCGCCGCACGCCCTGCGGCGCCGGCGGTAGCTCCGGCCCCGCCGCCCTTGCCCGCCCCGGTCGGCCCCATCGTTCCGCCGCCGCCCGGCAGCGCGGCTGCCTCAACGGTGCCGGCGCGTGAGGCGACCGTGCCGCCCGCCGCGGATGTCGTGGTGCCGCCTCCGCCCTCGGCGAACTGCACGCCGGCGCAGCGGGAGGCGGGTGCGTGCTGA
- a CDS encoding Lrp/AsnC family transcriptional regulator, with the protein MPSALDRIDTKILRLLQADGRLTNAELAQAVSVSPATCHRRTQRLFAEGYIDHVRAIVSPQKLGRGALVMVGVVLDRSTPESFAIFEKAVAKLKFVLDCHLVAGDFDYFLKIRVGDMADFNRFHGDELIALPGVRQTRTFFVMKEVVDNAPLDF; encoded by the coding sequence ATGCCTAGTGCGCTGGACCGTATCGACACGAAGATCCTACGCCTGCTTCAGGCCGACGGGCGGCTGACCAACGCCGAGTTGGCGCAGGCCGTCTCCGTCAGTCCAGCAACATGCCATCGCCGCACGCAGCGCCTGTTCGCGGAGGGTTACATCGACCATGTGAGGGCGATCGTCTCGCCGCAGAAACTGGGCCGGGGTGCCCTGGTGATGGTGGGCGTCGTGCTCGACCGATCGACACCCGAGAGTTTCGCGATCTTCGAGAAAGCGGTCGCCAAGCTCAAATTCGTCCTCGACTGCCATCTCGTGGCGGGCGACTTCGACTATTTCCTGAAGATCAGGGTGGGCGACATGGCGGATTTCAACCGCTTTCACGGCGACGAGTTGATCGCCCTGCCCGGCGTGCGCCAGACGCGAACCTTCTTCGTGATGAAGGAGGTGGTGGACAACGCCCCTCTGGATTTCTGA
- a CDS encoding 1-aminocyclopropane-1-carboxylate deaminase, translated as MLQKFERYPLTFGPTPIEPLPRLSQALGGKVEIFAKREDCNSGLAMGGNKLRKLEYIVPDAIASGADTLVSIGGVQSNHTRMVAATAAKIGMKCRLVQEKWVPHYDAVYDRVGNILMTRLMGADSRLVEDGFDIGIRKSWEDAMQEVRDSGGVPYGIPAGASVHKYGGLGYVGFAEEVRAQEKELGFKFDYIVVCVVTGSTQAGMIVGFAADDRADRVIGIDASGTPEQTRTQVREIVDRTADLVELGRPVRDDEIVINPDYAYPAYGVPSEETNDAIRLAARTEAMITDPVYEGKSMQGMIDLVGKGFFFEGARVLYAHLGGVPAINGYSYYYKEG; from the coding sequence ATGCTGCAGAAATTCGAGCGCTATCCGCTGACATTCGGTCCGACCCCCATCGAGCCGCTACCCCGTCTCTCGCAGGCCCTGGGGGGCAAGGTGGAAATCTTCGCCAAGCGCGAGGATTGCAATTCGGGCCTGGCGATGGGCGGCAACAAGCTGCGCAAGCTGGAATATATCGTGCCGGACGCCATCGCTTCGGGGGCGGATACGCTGGTGTCGATCGGCGGCGTGCAGTCCAACCACACGCGCATGGTGGCGGCCACGGCGGCCAAGATCGGCATGAAGTGCCGGTTGGTGCAGGAGAAGTGGGTGCCGCACTACGACGCCGTGTACGACCGCGTCGGCAATATCCTGATGACGCGCCTGATGGGCGCCGATTCGCGGCTCGTGGAGGACGGCTTCGACATCGGCATCCGCAAGAGCTGGGAGGATGCGATGCAGGAGGTGCGCGATTCGGGCGGCGTGCCCTACGGCATCCCGGCCGGCGCCTCGGTGCACAAATATGGCGGCCTCGGCTATGTCGGCTTCGCCGAGGAGGTGCGCGCGCAGGAGAAGGAACTCGGCTTCAAGTTCGACTATATCGTCGTCTGCGTGGTGACGGGCTCCACGCAGGCCGGCATGATCGTCGGCTTCGCTGCGGACGACCGGGCGGACAGGGTGATCGGCATCGACGCCTCCGGCACGCCCGAGCAGACCCGCACCCAGGTGCGCGAGATCGTGGACCGCACGGCCGACCTCGTGGAGCTTGGCCGCCCCGTGCGCGACGACGAGATCGTCATCAATCCGGATTACGCCTACCCGGCCTATGGCGTGCCCTCGGAGGAGACCAACGATGCGATCCGCCTTGCGGCGCGCACCGAGGCAATGATCACCGACCCGGTCTATGAGGGCAAGTCGATGCAGGGGATGATCGACCTCGTCGGGAAGGGCTTCTTCTTCGAAGGCGCGCGCGTTCTCTACGCCCATCTGGGCGGGGTGCCCGCGATCAACGGCTACAGCTACTACTACAAGGAGGGGTGA
- a CDS encoding M20 family metallopeptidase, with amino-acid sequence MTIAETSRDEVIERARRYVTGGEFAAELAPRVAIPSESPREDSGPDQLRYLDALRPGLEAMGFSVRVLDNPVLPRLPALFAARIEDEALPTVLTYGHGDVLWGMGGDWRDGRDPWVLDDTGERLYGRGTVDNKGQHTINLAALRCVLEARGRLGFNIKLLIEMGEESGSPGLDEMAQANRDLLAADVLIASDGPRTATHTPTVFLGARGGMGFHLVADEREGAYHSGNWGGLLVNPGIRLAHALATITDAKGRLAIREWTPGAIPANVRAALADIVLEKDASDPAIDPEWGEPGLSGPEQVFGWCNFEVLAYTCGRPEAPVNAVPGSARATCQLRYVVGVDRERILPALREHLDAHGFRDIRIEPMKRGFFKATRTDPDNDWVRLVVGSIEQTTAKAPALLPNLGGSLPNEVFAETLGMPTVWVPHSHRACGQHAPDEHMLLSIAEEAAAMMAGIFYDIGTR; translated from the coding sequence ATGACCATTGCCGAAACCAGCCGCGACGAGGTGATCGAGCGCGCCCGGCGCTACGTGACCGGCGGCGAGTTCGCCGCCGAACTCGCCCCGCGCGTGGCCATTCCCTCCGAAAGCCCGCGCGAGGACAGCGGCCCCGACCAGCTCCGCTACCTCGACGCGTTGCGGCCGGGGCTGGAGGCGATGGGCTTCTCGGTCCGCGTTCTCGACAATCCCGTCCTGCCGCGGCTGCCCGCCCTCTTCGCCGCGCGCATCGAGGACGAGGCGCTGCCCACCGTCCTGACCTACGGCCATGGCGATGTCCTTTGGGGCATGGGCGGCGACTGGCGGGACGGTCGCGACCCGTGGGTGCTGGATGACACGGGTGAGCGCCTCTACGGACGCGGAACGGTGGACAACAAGGGCCAGCACACGATCAACCTCGCGGCCCTGCGTTGCGTGCTGGAGGCGCGCGGCCGTCTCGGCTTCAACATAAAGCTCCTGATCGAAATGGGCGAGGAATCGGGCTCGCCGGGCCTCGACGAGATGGCGCAGGCGAACCGGGACCTGCTGGCCGCCGACGTGCTCATCGCCTCCGACGGGCCGCGCACCGCCACCCACACGCCTACGGTCTTTCTGGGCGCGCGCGGCGGCATGGGCTTCCACCTCGTTGCGGATGAGCGCGAGGGGGCCTACCATTCCGGCAACTGGGGCGGCCTTCTCGTCAACCCGGGCATCCGGCTGGCCCACGCGCTGGCCACGATCACCGATGCGAAGGGGCGGCTGGCCATTCGCGAGTGGACGCCGGGCGCAATTCCGGCGAACGTGCGGGCGGCCCTGGCCGACATCGTTCTGGAGAAGGACGCGAGCGACCCGGCGATCGACCCGGAATGGGGAGAGCCCGGCCTGTCGGGGCCCGAACAGGTGTTCGGCTGGTGCAACTTCGAAGTGCTCGCCTATACGTGCGGCAGGCCGGAGGCCCCGGTCAACGCCGTGCCGGGAAGCGCGCGCGCGACATGCCAGTTGCGCTATGTGGTCGGCGTGGATCGAGAGCGCATCCTGCCGGCGCTGCGCGAGCATCTGGACGCGCATGGCTTCCGGGACATCAGGATCGAGCCCATGAAGCGCGGCTTCTTCAAGGCCACGCGGACCGACCCCGACAATGACTGGGTGCGCCTCGTGGTGGGCTCCATCGAGCAGACCACGGCCAAGGCGCCGGCGCTGCTTCCCAATCTCGGCGGATCGCTGCCCAACGAGGTGTTCGCGGAAACCCTCGGCATGCCCACCGTCTGGGTTCCGCACTCGCACCGCGCCTGCGGCCAGCATGCGCCCGACGAGCACATGCTGCTCTCGATCGCGGAGGAGGCTGCGGCGATGATGGCGGGCATCTTCTACGATATCGGCACGCGATAA
- a CDS encoding helix-turn-helix domain-containing protein, with the protein MPHKPETFTLNLKEACSTRRSVSDICRRIGINRQQFNRYINGQVLPSPHNLLRIAGHFGLAAEDFLLPAESFRLRLSGAAAPAVRGDMLQGAFPGDLPALRRYLGLYQTYHRSLSWPGRIVCSCTRLHEEGGMVLVKSIERIVDRENEIRQLSKYEGQAAYRRNRIFIVERSLGAEAMIAQTILLPFEVHQRVYLKGVTTGVSWRKDNLPYASRMIWRFLGPKASARAVLARCGVFEEDAQELPATVRGFLDAREPQMVGAAESLVP; encoded by the coding sequence ATGCCGCATAAGCCCGAAACCTTCACGCTGAACCTCAAGGAGGCGTGCAGCACCCGCCGGTCCGTCTCCGACATCTGTCGCCGGATCGGGATCAACCGCCAGCAGTTCAACCGCTACATCAACGGACAGGTCCTGCCCTCCCCTCATAACCTGTTGCGGATCGCCGGCCATTTCGGGCTGGCGGCGGAGGATTTCCTTCTGCCCGCCGAAAGCTTCCGCCTCCGCCTGAGCGGGGCCGCCGCCCCGGCCGTGCGGGGAGACATGCTGCAAGGCGCCTTTCCCGGCGACCTGCCGGCCCTCCGGCGCTATCTGGGCCTCTACCAGACCTATCACCGCTCCCTGTCGTGGCCCGGCCGGATCGTGTGCTCCTGCACCCGGCTGCACGAGGAGGGCGGCATGGTGCTCGTCAAGTCGATCGAGCGCATCGTCGATCGCGAGAACGAAATCCGCCAGCTTTCCAAATACGAGGGACAGGCCGCCTATCGCCGTAACAGGATCTTCATCGTGGAGCGGAGCCTCGGCGCGGAGGCGATGATCGCGCAGACCATCCTCCTGCCGTTCGAGGTGCACCAGCGCGTCTATCTCAAGGGGGTCACGACGGGCGTGTCGTGGCGCAAGGACAATCTGCCCTATGCCTCGCGGATGATCTGGCGGTTCCTGGGCCCCAAGGCCAGCGCGCGCGCCGTGCTGGCCCGCTGCGGCGTGTTCGAGGAGGATGCGCAGGAGCTGCCGGCGACCGTGCGGGGCTTTCTGGACGCTCGCGAACCGCAGATGGTGGGTGCGGCGGAGAGCCTCGTGCCCTGA